One window of Entelurus aequoreus isolate RoL-2023_Sb linkage group LG06, RoL_Eaeq_v1.1, whole genome shotgun sequence genomic DNA carries:
- the LOC133652106 gene encoding myosin-1B-like — MCNGNVKFKQKQHEVQAEPGRTKVADKVAYLMGLYAAELLKVLCYPRVQVGNEYVTKGQTPQRKELQKLENRVRDLENELEAEQKRGCKAMKGVHKYEKKIKKSIHPSPVFQGEEEKKNVTRLQDLVNKLQLNVKGYKWQCEEVTEEQTSINMAKFRKVQHELEAAEERADIAESQLNELRARSRDIVGKVE, encoded by the exons ATGTGCAACGGGAACGTGAAGTTCAAGCAGAAACAGCATGAGGTACAAGCGGAGCCCGGCCGCACTAAGG TGGCTGACAAGGTTGCCTACCTCATGGGTCTCTACGCCGCTGAGCTGCTGAAGGTGCTGTGTTATCCTCGAGTTCAGGTTGGGAATGAGTATGTGACCAAAGGCCAAACACCTCAGCGG AAAGAGCTTCAGAAGCTGGAGAACCGG GTTCGAGACTTGGAAAACGAATTGGAAGCGGAGCAGAAACGTGGCTGCAAAGCCATGAAAGGAGTGCACAAATACGAGAAGAAGATCAAAA AAAGCATACATCCTTCTCCTGTGTTTCAGGGCGAGGAAGAAAAGAAGAACGTGACGAGGCTTCAGGATTTAGTCAACAAGCTGCAGCTGAATGTGAAAGGGTACAAGTGGCAGTGCGAGGAGGTCACT GAGGAACAGACCAGCATCAACATGGCAAAGTTCCGGAAGGTGCAGCATGAACTGGAGGCAGCCGAGGAGCGAGCGGACATCGCAGAGTCTCAGTTGAATGAACTGCGAGCTAGGAGCCGTGACATTGTTGGCAAAGTGGAGTAG
- the LOC133652718 gene encoding homeodomain-interacting protein kinase 1-like, which translates to MSALSLERKEFECLHQLYNHVLSSKCCSYKLLSILGEGRFGIVAECLNLNTSDCVAVKLLKRCNIYNYNQEVQALQKIRFLDKHRNSLVRFIEHFIFQDFPCLVFEMLDKSLEDLMTERNMTPLNLHQIRPVTSQLLMAFEALQALGIIHTDLKPDNVMLVDHKHVPFRVKLIDFGLAHPITSVHAGMTLQAEAYRAPEVTLGLPLSEAIDMWSLGCTIAYLFFGFDLFDCSSLRNSMGTICQLFGQPGDHLLNMAKYTSDYFMLDADHRWTVISAGIEPAMSRFNLETGSTFEDLALGFLQTTSTVEYDDWMKCVCLLKCLLSVEATSRATPRQALNHSFLTMAHLMDNCPYKEATLNCMMIAPIDDYVTVKGRDEGYGEEEPDCVEELYGEEEPGEVVNLDIGSDAGWLMDADDVVVLGGDEDIGVVEEPPGVLVLDVEVDLCKVVDLCGMENSCGFVNLADLF; encoded by the coding sequence ATGTCAGCGTTGTCTCTGGAGCGCAAAGAGTTTGAGTGCCTGCATCAACTTTACAATCATGTCTTGTCCAGCAAGTGTTGCAGCTACAAGCTCCTAAGCATTCTCGGGGAGGGACGCTTCGGAATCGTTGCCGAGTGCCTCAACTTGAACACATCGGATTGTGTGGCGGTCAAGCTCCTGAAAAGATGCAACATTTACAACTACAACCAAGAAGTGCAGGCGCTGCAAAAGATCCGCTTCCTGGACAAACACAGGAACAGCTTGGTCAGGTTCATAGAACACTTCATCTTCCAGGACTTTCCTTGTCTGGTTTTCGAGATGCTGGACAAGAGCCTGGAGGACCTGATGACAGAGCGAAACATGACGCCGCTGAATCTGCATCAAATCCGCCCGGTCACATCGCAGCTTCTGATGGCGTTCGAGGCCCTGCAGGCGTTAGGGATCATTCACACAGACTTGAAACCGGACAACGTCATGCTCGTGGACCACAAACACGTTCCCTTTCGAGTGAAGCTGATCGACTTTGGTTTGGCTCATCCAATCACGTCCGTGCACGCGGGCATGACCCTGCAGGCCGAGGCTTACCGGGCCCCAGAGGTGACCTTGGGCCTTCCCCTGTCAGAGGCCATCGATATGTGGTCTCTGGGATGTACCATCGCATACCTCTTCTTTGGATTCGACCTCTTTGACTGCTCTTCTCTTCGCAACAGTATGGGAACCATCTGTCAGCTCTTTGGGCAGCCTGGAGATCATCTTCTCAACATGGCTAAATACACCAGTGACTACTTCATGCTAGACGCAGACCACCGGTGGACTGTCATCTCAGCAGGTATCGAGCCGGCCATGTCTCGATTTAATCTGGAGACTGGGTCCACTTTCGAAGACCTGGCCTTGGGATTCTTGCAGACCACCTCCACCGTGGAGTACGACGACTGGATGAAATGTGTTTGTCTCCTAAAATGTCTACTGAGTGTAGAGGCCACGAGCAGAGCCACTCCCAGACAAGCTTTGAATCATTCTTTTCTCACCATGGCTCACCTGATGGACAACTGCCCCTACAAAGAAGCTACCCTCAACTGCATGATGATCGCGCCCATCGACGACTACGTCACAGTCAAAGGCAGGGATGAAGGCTACGGCGAGGAGGAGCCTGACTGTGTGGAGGAACTTTATGGAGAAGAGGAACCAGGGGAGGTGGTGAATCTTGACATTGGCAGCGACGCTGGTTGGTTAATGGACGCTGATGATGTGGTGGTTCTTGGCGGTGATGAGGACATTGGTGTTGTGGAAGAGCCTCCTGGAGTGCTTGTTCTTGATGTTGAAGTGGACCTTTGTAAAGTGGTGGACCTTTGTGGTATGGAAAATTCATGTGGCTTTGTCAACTTGGCAGACCTGTTTTAG